From Bacteroidota bacterium, the proteins below share one genomic window:
- a CDS encoding 2-oxoacid:acceptor oxidoreductase subunit alpha — protein sequence MERQNEVLENVIIKFAGDSGDGMQLTGTQFTNTAALFGNDLSTFPDFPAEIRAPQGTLAGVSGFQLHFGSVEIFTPGDYCDVLVAMNAAALKANLRFLRKSGTIIVNTDGFDPKNLRLAGYDDKNPLEDGTVDSFRVIKLDVTKMTRTALEGSGLGVKEIDRAKNMFVLGFLYWMYNRNMEHTLKFIEDKFSKKPEIRDANVKVLKAGYNFGETREEFTTRYTINPAKIASGTYRNIMGNQAVAIGLIAAAEKSGLPLFLGSYPITPASDILHELSRHKNYNVKTFQAEDEIAAIASAIGASFGGALSVTTSSGPGIALKTEAMGLALMLELPLVIVNVQRGGPSTGLPTKTEQSDLLQAVYGRNGESPIPVIAAATPSDCFDMAYEACRIAVQHMTPVILLTDGYIANGAEPWKFPKAADLPAIPVKFATEKNNGDKFLPYKRDERLARPWAIPGTKGLEHRIGGLEKQHETGNISYDAANHEFMVRMREAKVEKIADYIPEIKPEIGNAKGKLLMLGWGSTYGAIKSAVLQAREKGLDVSYAHLRHIRPFPKNLGELLYAFDQVIIPEMNTGQLIKMIRDKYLVPAVGFNKIQGMPFTAEEILKKIEETLK from the coding sequence ATGGAACGTCAGAATGAAGTGCTGGAGAACGTCATCATCAAGTTTGCCGGAGACTCCGGTGACGGGATGCAGTTGACGGGTACCCAGTTCACCAATACCGCGGCGCTGTTCGGGAACGACCTGAGCACCTTCCCCGACTTCCCGGCAGAGATCCGTGCCCCTCAGGGTACGCTTGCCGGAGTTTCAGGATTCCAGTTACACTTCGGCAGTGTCGAGATCTTCACGCCGGGTGATTATTGCGACGTACTGGTTGCGATGAACGCGGCCGCGTTGAAAGCCAACCTGCGCTTCCTGCGCAAGAGCGGAACCATCATCGTGAATACGGACGGTTTTGATCCGAAGAATCTGCGTCTTGCCGGATACGACGACAAGAATCCGCTGGAAGACGGTACGGTGGATTCTTTCCGTGTGATCAAGCTGGATGTAACGAAGATGACGCGTACGGCGCTCGAAGGAAGCGGACTGGGCGTGAAGGAGATCGACCGAGCGAAGAACATGTTCGTGTTGGGCTTCCTGTACTGGATGTACAACCGGAACATGGAGCATACGCTGAAGTTCATCGAAGACAAGTTTTCGAAGAAGCCTGAGATCCGCGACGCGAACGTGAAAGTGTTGAAGGCCGGCTACAACTTCGGAGAGACGCGGGAAGAGTTCACCACCCGCTACACGATTAATCCGGCCAAGATCGCTTCCGGCACCTACCGGAACATCATGGGTAACCAGGCTGTCGCGATCGGATTGATCGCGGCTGCGGAGAAGAGCGGTTTGCCCTTGTTCCTGGGTTCTTATCCGATCACCCCTGCTTCGGATATTCTGCACGAACTATCCCGGCACAAGAATTATAACGTAAAGACTTTCCAGGCGGAAGACGAGATCGCAGCCATTGCGTCGGCGATCGGCGCCAGCTTCGGCGGAGCCTTGTCGGTGACGACTTCCTCCGGGCCCGGTATCGCGCTCAAGACCGAAGCCATGGGACTTGCGCTCATGCTCGAGTTGCCCCTGGTGATCGTGAACGTACAACGCGGAGGTCCTTCGACGGGCCTCCCGACGAAGACCGAGCAGAGTGACCTCTTGCAGGCGGTTTACGGACGGAACGGTGAGAGTCCGATTCCGGTCATCGCCGCTGCGACGCCATCCGATTGCTTCGACATGGCGTATGAGGCTTGCCGGATCGCCGTGCAACACATGACGCCGGTGATCCTGTTGACCGACGGATACATCGCCAACGGCGCCGAGCCCTGGAAATTCCCGAAGGCGGCAGACCTTCCTGCCATTCCGGTGAAGTTTGCTACGGAGAAAAACAACGGAGACAAATTCCTCCCCTACAAGCGCGACGAGCGGCTTGCACGCCCCTGGGCAATTCCCGGAACCAAGGGACTCGAGCACCGCATCGGCGGTCTCGAGAAACAGCACGAAACCGGTAACATCAGTTACGACGCAGCCAACCATGAATTCATGGTCCGTATGCGCGAAGCGAAAGTGGAAAAGATCGCCGACTATATTCCGGAGATCAAACCCGAGATCGGTAACGCCAAGGGTAAGCTCTTGATGCTCGGTTGGGGCTCCACCTACGGCGCCATCAAGAGCGCGGTGCTCCAGGCGCGTGAGAAGGGGCTGGACGTATCCTATGCCCACCTCCGTCATATCCGTCCGTTCCCGAAGAACCTGGGCGAATTGCTGTATGCGTTTGACCAGGTGATCATCCCGGAGATGAATACGGGTCAGCTCATCAAGATGATCCGCGACAAGTACCTGGTGCCGGCTGTCGGATTCAACAAGATCCAGGGTATGCCGTTCACCGCGGAAGAGATTCTCAAGAAGATCGAGGAGACCCTCAAGTAA
- a CDS encoding 2-oxoacid:ferredoxin oxidoreductase subunit beta, which yields MENNNPTIEKYTSKELVTDQEVRWCPGCGDYSILKQAQSVIPDLGIPRENIVFVSGIGCSSRFPYYMETYGMHSIHGRATAIASGLKAARPELSIWIVTGDGDGLSIGGNHTIHLLRRNFNVNVLLFNNEIYGLTKGQYSPTSEEGKITKSTPMGSVDHPFNPIALCMGADATFVARSMDRDPKHLQSVLRQANEHKGASFVEIYQNCNVFNDGAFEVFTEKASKKKETLFMESGKPLVFGENNELGIKLDGFTPVVVNLAEGNSVNDCWIHDERDRVKAGILSRFFDNPRTMSEKHLPRPFGVFYVEDRPCYEDKMIEQIDTMLSKRGAGDLDALLRGKETWTVN from the coding sequence ATGGAGAATAATAACCCCACCATAGAAAAATATACGTCGAAAGAACTCGTCACCGACCAGGAAGTCCGTTGGTGTCCCGGTTGCGGCGACTACTCGATCCTGAAGCAGGCGCAGTCGGTTATTCCCGACCTTGGGATCCCGCGCGAGAACATCGTGTTCGTTTCCGGCATCGGCTGTTCGTCCCGTTTCCCTTACTACATGGAAACGTACGGCATGCACTCCATTCACGGTCGCGCGACGGCGATCGCCAGTGGCCTGAAAGCGGCCCGTCCGGAGCTCAGCATCTGGATCGTTACCGGCGACGGCGACGGTCTTTCGATCGGCGGTAACCATACGATCCACCTGTTGCGCCGCAACTTCAATGTAAACGTTCTGCTCTTCAACAACGAGATCTACGGTCTGACCAAGGGCCAGTATTCTCCGACCTCGGAGGAAGGCAAGATCACCAAGTCCACGCCGATGGGTTCGGTTGACCATCCGTTCAACCCGATCGCATTGTGCATGGGTGCCGATGCGACCTTTGTGGCGCGCTCGATGGACCGTGATCCCAAGCACCTTCAATCGGTGCTGCGGCAGGCGAACGAGCACAAGGGTGCTTCGTTCGTGGAGATCTATCAGAATTGCAACGTATTCAACGACGGAGCATTCGAAGTGTTCACGGAAAAGGCCAGCAAGAAGAAGGAGACGCTCTTCATGGAGAGTGGCAAGCCATTGGTCTTCGGGGAGAACAACGAATTGGGTATCAAGTTGGATGGATTTACGCCGGTCGTCGTGAACCTGGCGGAAGGAAATTCGGTCAACGATTGCTGGATCCACGACGAGCGGGATCGGGTGAAAGCCGGTATACTTTCCCGCTTCTTTGACAACCCGAGAACGATGTCTGAAAAGCACTTGCCGCGTCCGTTCGGCGTCTTCTATGTCGAAGATCGCCCCTGCTACGAGGATAAGATGATCGAACAGATCGACACCATGCTCAGCAAGCGTGGTGCAGGTGACCTTGACGCGCTGCTGCGCGGAAAAGAAACCTGGACCGTCAACTGA
- a CDS encoding omptin family outer membrane protease, translated as MLNKLLLSLTLLFLSINLRAQSDFREGDNVVSFGVGLGSALGSFSSNSRTPGLSVQFEHGQWEVGGPGTVSIGGYLGYKGFKNSGTFPYNGGSWRYDQHWRYIILGLRSAYHYHGFEVKNLDPYGGLMLSYDILDYSYSDNLPNVEYDYGGTYSSTLSLTLYLGSRYYFDSNWSAFAELGWGVSFLTVGMAYKL; from the coding sequence ATGTTAAACAAACTGTTGCTATCCCTGACTCTTCTTTTTCTTTCCATTAACCTACGCGCTCAATCCGACTTCCGCGAAGGCGATAACGTGGTCTCGTTCGGGGTCGGCCTTGGCAGTGCGCTGGGTAGCTTTTCGTCCAATTCGCGCACACCCGGCCTCAGTGTACAGTTCGAACACGGCCAGTGGGAGGTCGGCGGTCCCGGAACGGTATCGATCGGTGGTTACCTCGGGTACAAAGGATTCAAGAATTCCGGAACGTTCCCCTACAATGGCGGTAGCTGGCGCTATGACCAGCACTGGCGCTATATCATCCTCGGCTTGCGCAGCGCTTATCACTACCACGGCTTTGAAGTAAAAAACCTGGACCCCTATGGTGGCCTCATGCTCTCCTACGACATCCTGGATTACTCCTACAGCGACAACCTCCCGAATGTGGAATATGATTACGGTGGCACATACTCCAGCACCCTTTCGCTGACCCTTTACCTCGGTTCACGCTATTACTTTGATTCCAACTGGTCCGCCTTCGCAGAATTAGGCTGGGGCGTTTCCTTCCTGACCGTCGGCATGGCTTACAAGCTATAA
- a CDS encoding NAD+ synthase — protein sequence MRIALAQLDVVIGDFEKNVARMREYLERAKAAGADLVVFPELAICGYPPRDFLEFRDFIERGHAAAMQLVGDCTDLAAIIGLPTVNPKAEGKNLFNSAWVIQDGKVTATVHKALLPTYDIFDEYRYFEPAREFQTVTVAGKKIALTICEDLWNVEDDPMYVSCPMDALIREKPDLMVNIAASPFSYDHAEQRKAILLRNVKQYGIPLVYVNHVGAQTEIIFDGGSLAMDRTGTIVSEAAYFEEDLLLVSLENDGQLTATKATDITRSAPKEKIERIYRALVLGIRDYFRKQGFRTATLGLSGGIDSAVVTCLAADALGPENVKVLLMPSGFSSEGSVTDSLELIRANGVNHETIPIQSIFDAYLAALQPAFSGLPFNVAEENIQARIRGGLLMAQSNKFGSILLNTSNKSEIAVGYGTLYGDLCGGISVIGDVYKTDVFKLARFLNRDQVRIPEAIINKPPSAELRPNQKDSDSLPEYDILDPILFQYIEKRMSPSALVEMGNDPALVARILKLVNTNEYKRYQTPPILRVSPKAFGMGRRLPIVGKYLS from the coding sequence CTGCGGATTGCCCTGGCCCAACTGGATGTCGTCATCGGCGACTTTGAAAAAAATGTCGCCCGCATGCGCGAGTACCTGGAACGTGCCAAAGCCGCCGGTGCCGATCTCGTAGTCTTCCCGGAACTGGCGATCTGCGGCTATCCGCCGCGTGACTTTTTAGAGTTCCGCGACTTCATCGAACGCGGACATGCAGCCGCGATGCAACTCGTCGGTGACTGCACCGACCTTGCCGCGATCATCGGACTGCCCACCGTTAATCCGAAGGCGGAAGGAAAAAACCTCTTCAACAGCGCCTGGGTGATCCAGGATGGCAAGGTCACGGCCACTGTGCACAAAGCCCTATTGCCGACCTATGACATCTTTGATGAATACCGCTACTTCGAACCGGCCCGGGAATTCCAAACCGTGACTGTTGCGGGTAAAAAGATCGCGCTCACGATTTGTGAGGACCTGTGGAACGTGGAAGACGACCCGATGTATGTCTCCTGCCCCATGGATGCGCTGATCAGGGAAAAGCCCGACCTGATGGTCAACATCGCCGCTTCACCGTTTTCCTACGATCATGCCGAACAGCGAAAGGCGATCCTGTTGCGCAATGTGAAGCAGTATGGAATTCCGTTGGTGTATGTCAATCACGTCGGCGCACAGACGGAGATCATCTTCGACGGCGGCTCGCTGGCAATGGATCGGACAGGAACCATCGTTTCGGAAGCAGCCTACTTCGAAGAAGACCTGCTGTTGGTTTCACTTGAAAACGATGGGCAACTCACGGCAACTAAAGCAACCGACATAACACGGTCAGCCCCGAAGGAGAAGATCGAACGCATCTACCGGGCCCTGGTACTGGGTATACGCGATTATTTCAGGAAACAAGGTTTTCGAACTGCTACGCTGGGACTTTCGGGCGGCATTGATTCCGCTGTCGTGACCTGCCTTGCAGCCGATGCCCTTGGTCCCGAAAACGTGAAAGTACTGCTGATGCCTTCCGGATTCTCATCAGAAGGATCGGTCACCGATTCCCTCGAATTGATCCGGGCTAACGGCGTGAACCACGAAACGATTCCCATCCAATCGATCTTTGATGCTTATCTGGCCGCACTCCAACCGGCCTTTTCCGGATTACCGTTCAATGTCGCGGAAGAAAACATCCAGGCGCGCATACGAGGCGGATTACTCATGGCCCAATCCAACAAGTTCGGCTCGATCCTGTTGAATACCTCCAACAAGAGTGAGATTGCGGTGGGATACGGAACACTTTACGGAGATCTGTGCGGCGGAATATCGGTCATCGGCGACGTCTATAAAACGGATGTCTTCAAGCTTGCCCGTTTCCTCAACCGCGATCAAGTACGCATTCCGGAAGCAATCATCAACAAGCCTCCTTCCGCAGAATTACGGCCCAACCAGAAAGACAGCGACTCGCTTCCCGAATACGACATCCTCGATCCCATTCTCTTCCAATACATCGAAAAGCGAATGAGTCCCTCAGCTTTGGTTGAGATGGGGAACGATCCCGCCCTGGTAGCCCGCATCCTCAAGCTGGTCAACACCAACGAATACAAACGCTACCAGACACCACCCATTCTACGGGTCTCCCCGAAAGCTTTTGGCATGGGAAGACGACTGCCGATCGTCGGTAAGTACTTGTCATAA
- a CDS encoding PorT family protein: MKKIFRFTFLLLFPILTVQAQSSDPTFHFGMKICPNMAWLKSDTKGIESDGSVTRFSYGLITEFRIAENYAFATGIDIAYRGGKLKGETSTVLNDTTTTIVSESTLKLQYIELPLTLKLKTNEIGHLRYYLQVGVAPGFSLRARADGKSTTQIRSTGYQANSTAEFEDQDVKDDINNINLSMVIGAGVEYNLSGTTNFFGGIVFNNGFTDVSDSKDAKYVSNFLGLNLGVLF, encoded by the coding sequence ATGAAAAAGATATTCCGTTTCACGTTTCTTCTCCTCTTCCCGATCCTCACTGTGCAGGCACAATCCTCGGATCCGACATTTCACTTCGGCATGAAGATCTGCCCCAATATGGCCTGGCTCAAGAGCGACACGAAAGGCATCGAATCCGACGGGTCTGTAACCCGATTCTCCTATGGCCTGATAACCGAGTTCCGGATCGCCGAAAACTATGCATTCGCCACCGGTATCGACATCGCCTATCGGGGCGGTAAGCTGAAAGGTGAAACCAGTACGGTCCTGAACGACACCACGACCACTATTGTGTCCGAATCCACCCTGAAGCTTCAATACATCGAACTTCCCCTTACCCTGAAACTAAAGACGAATGAAATCGGCCACCTGCGTTACTACCTGCAGGTAGGTGTCGCTCCGGGCTTCAGCCTTCGCGCCAGGGCTGATGGCAAGTCAACCACCCAAATCCGTTCGACGGGCTATCAGGCCAATTCGACTGCCGAATTCGAAGACCAGGATGTCAAGGACGACATCAACAACATCAACCTCAGCATGGTGATCGGCGCAGGTGTGGAATACAACCTGAGTGGCACTACCAATTTCTTCGGCGGAATCGTCTTCAATAACGGCTTCACCGACGTGTCAGATTCAAAGGACGCCAAATACGTCTCCAACTTCCTCGGCCTGAACCTCGGCGTGCTGTTCTGA
- the gldC gene encoding gliding motility protein GldC, with amino-acid sequence MKKSAIHFDITVDNDFIPHTIEWQATDSGVEGKKNCHATLLSLWDPAEKATLRIDLWTKDMLVDDMKRFFYENFATMADTYMRATNDAELSKMIRDFAKEFGDKAGLFAKPKS; translated from the coding sequence ATGAAAAAATCCGCGATACACTTCGATATTACCGTTGATAACGACTTCATCCCGCATACCATTGAATGGCAGGCAACCGACAGCGGCGTAGAAGGGAAGAAAAATTGTCACGCCACTTTGCTGTCGCTTTGGGACCCTGCCGAGAAAGCCACACTACGCATTGACCTTTGGACGAAGGACATGCTGGTGGATGACATGAAGCGGTTCTTTTATGAAAACTTTGCAACGATGGCCGACACCTATATGCGTGCCACGAACGATGCCGAGTTGTCGAAGATGATCCGTGATTTCGCGAAGGAGTTCGGAGATAAGGCCGGACTTTTTGCAAAGCCCAAATCCTGA
- a CDS encoding YihA family ribosome biogenesis GTP-binding protein, which translates to MAGYTIRDAEFIVSNTSVAKCPAADRPEFAFIGRSNVGKSSLINMLTVRKGLAKTSATPGKTQLINHFLVNNAWYLVDLPGYGYARTSQSTKAGWDKMIRDYLLKRENLMTVFVLVDVRHEPQKIDVEFINWLGEQGVPFCIVFTKADKLSKQQVIRSVESYKRTLRTTWEELPMLFITSAQMRNGREEILDYILSVAADFKPSRKP; encoded by the coding sequence ATGGCCGGCTATACGATCCGCGATGCGGAATTTATTGTAAGCAACACTTCCGTTGCGAAATGCCCGGCTGCGGACCGGCCCGAGTTCGCATTCATTGGCCGTTCCAATGTTGGTAAATCTTCCCTGATCAACATGCTGACGGTGCGTAAAGGCCTGGCCAAGACCTCTGCTACACCGGGAAAAACGCAGCTCATCAACCACTTCCTGGTCAACAACGCCTGGTACCTGGTCGACCTCCCGGGGTACGGTTACGCGCGCACATCGCAATCCACGAAAGCGGGATGGGATAAGATGATCCGCGATTACCTGCTTAAACGCGAAAACCTGATGACGGTCTTCGTCTTGGTCGACGTCCGGCACGAACCTCAGAAGATCGATGTGGAATTCATCAACTGGCTGGGCGAACAGGGAGTACCGTTCTGCATTGTCTTTACCAAAGCTGACAAACTCTCCAAACAACAGGTCATCCGTTCCGTTGAATCCTACAAAAGGACGCTGCGGACAACCTGGGAAGAACTCCCGATGCTATTTATCACCTCCGCTCAAATGCGGAACGGTCGGGAAGAGATCCTGGATTACATCCTCTCCGTCGCCGCGGATTTCAAGCCGTCACGCAAACCCTGA
- a CDS encoding alpha/beta hydrolase, producing the protein MQYEIKRDGDFQYIEEGQGKPLVLLHGLFGALSNWVDVVGHFSQRYRVIIPLMPIYTLPVLNTNVKALAEFVHDFLVHKQLKDVILIGNSLGGHVTLVFVKRHAELVKAMVLTGSSGLYENAMGGSFPKREDYNFIKAKVEYTFYDPNTATKELVDEVFSIVNDKGKLVRILSLAKSAIRHNMSEDISAMRLPTCLIWGKQDNITPPEVAEEFKRLLPDSELHWIDQCGHAPMMEQPVDFNRILDDWLKRRGF; encoded by the coding sequence ATGCAGTACGAGATCAAACGCGACGGCGATTTCCAGTACATCGAAGAAGGACAAGGCAAACCGCTTGTCCTCTTGCACGGCCTGTTCGGCGCACTCAGCAACTGGGTTGACGTGGTGGGACACTTCTCCCAGCGCTACCGCGTCATCATTCCCTTAATGCCGATCTATACGCTCCCGGTGCTCAATACCAATGTGAAAGCACTGGCCGAATTCGTACACGACTTCCTCGTCCACAAACAGCTCAAAGACGTGATCCTGATCGGCAACTCGCTCGGCGGACACGTTACACTGGTCTTTGTGAAGCGCCACGCGGAACTGGTGAAAGCCATGGTGCTGACCGGAAGCTCCGGCCTCTACGAAAACGCCATGGGTGGCAGTTTCCCGAAGCGCGAAGACTACAACTTCATAAAAGCGAAAGTCGAATATACCTTCTACGACCCGAATACCGCCACCAAGGAACTGGTCGACGAAGTGTTCAGCATCGTCAACGACAAAGGCAAGCTGGTTCGCATCCTCTCGCTGGCAAAGTCCGCTATCCGGCATAACATGAGCGAAGACATCAGCGCCATGCGACTGCCGACCTGCCTCATTTGGGGAAAACAGGACAACATCACACCGCCCGAAGTCGCCGAAGAATTCAAACGGCTGCTCCCCGACAGCGAACTGCATTGGATCGACCAATGCGGACATGCCCCGATGATGGAGCAGCCCGTTGATTTCAACCGTATCCTCGATGACTGGCTGAAGCGCCGAGGTTTCTGA
- the mraZ gene encoding division/cell wall cluster transcriptional repressor MraZ, whose protein sequence is MAGFIGEFPCTVDDKGRFLLPAGLKKQVPAKEQKRFVIHRGFEKHLVMYTRKEWDRIVAEVNDLSLFVRKHRELARQFHRGATELEVDGTSRLLLPKGLTEYAGIRKDIVLFAYGNRIEVWSEEEYKKMLKESGDYGQLAEEVLGKRKGGDERDLLP, encoded by the coding sequence ATGGCGGGGTTCATCGGGGAATTCCCATGTACAGTAGATGATAAAGGGCGATTTCTGTTGCCGGCCGGCTTGAAGAAGCAGGTTCCGGCCAAAGAGCAGAAGCGCTTTGTGATTCATCGAGGCTTTGAGAAACACCTGGTGATGTACACCCGCAAAGAGTGGGATCGCATCGTCGCCGAGGTGAACGATCTCAGTCTGTTCGTGCGCAAGCACCGGGAGTTGGCCCGTCAGTTTCACCGCGGTGCGACGGAGTTGGAAGTGGACGGTACGAGCCGTTTGCTGTTGCCGAAGGGGTTGACGGAATATGCGGGCATACGGAAGGACATCGTCCTGTTCGCGTATGGCAACCGGATTGAAGTGTGGTCGGAAGAGGAGTACAAGAAAATGCTGAAAGAAAGCGGTGATTACGGCCAGTTGGCGGAAGAGGTGCTGGGAAAACGGAAAGGCGGAGATGAGCGCGACCTCTTACCATGA
- the rsmH gene encoding 16S rRNA (cytosine(1402)-N(4))-methyltransferase RsmH: protein MSATSYHEPVLLKESVDALDILADGIYVDATLGGGGHTREILRRLGAKGKLFVFDRDEAAGANLPDDPRVVWVRHNYRYAWRFLRYYGALPVNGLLADLGVSSHQFDSGERGFSIRFDGPLDMRMANASELTAADVVNRYPEDRLLKVFSDYGEIQNARQLVRKILAARNLQPLTTTGQLREVVLTVADRARESQYLARVFQALRIEVNDELASLRDLLEQSPKLLAPKGRLVFITYHSLEDRLVKRFIADGQFEGEVEKDVYGNIPQTPFRALTRKPLEPSAEELERNPRARSARLRIAIRTDQNG from the coding sequence ATGAGCGCGACCTCTTACCATGAGCCGGTACTGTTGAAGGAAAGCGTTGACGCGCTGGATATACTGGCGGACGGCATTTATGTCGACGCCACTTTGGGAGGAGGAGGCCATACGCGGGAGATCCTGCGCAGGCTTGGGGCGAAAGGGAAGTTGTTTGTTTTCGATCGTGATGAAGCGGCGGGTGCGAATCTGCCGGACGACCCGCGGGTCGTGTGGGTCCGGCACAATTACCGGTATGCCTGGCGGTTTCTCCGTTACTACGGAGCGCTACCGGTGAACGGATTGCTGGCCGATCTGGGAGTTTCTTCTCATCAGTTTGATTCGGGTGAGCGGGGATTTTCCATCCGTTTCGACGGGCCGCTGGACATGCGCATGGCGAACGCATCGGAGCTTACCGCTGCCGATGTCGTGAACCGGTATCCGGAAGACCGCTTACTCAAGGTGTTCTCGGATTATGGCGAGATCCAGAACGCGCGACAGTTGGTCAGGAAGATCCTGGCGGCACGCAACCTGCAGCCGTTGACGACAACCGGGCAATTGCGCGAGGTGGTGTTGACGGTAGCCGACCGGGCACGGGAGTCGCAATACCTGGCCCGTGTGTTTCAGGCCTTGCGCATTGAAGTGAACGACGAGCTCGCTTCGCTGCGTGACCTGCTGGAGCAGTCGCCTAAGCTCCTTGCTCCAAAAGGCCGACTGGTGTTCATCACGTACCACTCTCTTGAAGACCGGCTGGTGAAGCGTTTTATCGCGGACGGACAATTCGAAGGAGAAGTGGAGAAGGATGTTTACGGAAACATACCGCAAACGCCTTTTCGGGCGCTGACCCGGAAGCCGCTGGAACCTTCGGCGGAAGAATTGGAACGAAATCCCCGGGCGCGCAGTGCGCGACTCCGGATCGCAATACGAACTGATCAAAATGGCTGA